From Bradyrhizobium sp. NDS-1, the proteins below share one genomic window:
- the pncA gene encoding bifunctional nicotinamidase/pyrazinamidase produces the protein MLDRRQVFAMLGTTALASLAPTALFAAAPIKPDETSALLVIDVQNCFLPGGSLAVKEGEQVVPIINKISKAFANVVMTQDWHTPGHVSFASVHSGKKPFETVDLPYGKQVLWPDHCVQGTEGAALSKDLAIPHAELIIRKGFHKNVDSYSAFLEADGKTSTGLAGYLKGRKIKRVFVAGLATDFCVAWTALDGRKAGFEVYVVEDACRGIDTQGSLAKAWADMAKAGVKRIQSADIAVSA, from the coding sequence ATGCTGGACCGACGACAAGTCTTCGCAATGCTCGGAACGACGGCGCTGGCGAGCCTCGCGCCGACCGCACTCTTTGCAGCGGCACCGATCAAGCCTGACGAGACCTCCGCCCTGCTCGTGATCGACGTGCAGAACTGCTTCCTGCCCGGCGGCAGTCTCGCGGTGAAAGAGGGCGAGCAGGTGGTCCCCATCATCAACAAGATCTCGAAAGCGTTTGCGAATGTGGTGATGACGCAGGACTGGCACACGCCGGGCCACGTCTCGTTCGCATCGGTGCATTCGGGCAAGAAGCCGTTCGAGACCGTCGACCTTCCCTACGGCAAGCAGGTGCTGTGGCCGGACCATTGCGTGCAGGGCACCGAGGGAGCCGCGCTGTCGAAGGACCTTGCGATCCCGCACGCCGAGCTCATCATCCGCAAGGGCTTTCACAAGAACGTCGACAGCTATTCGGCCTTTCTCGAAGCCGACGGCAAGACCTCGACCGGACTTGCCGGATATCTCAAGGGGCGCAAGATCAAGCGCGTTTTCGTGGCGGGTTTGGCGACGGACTTCTGCGTTGCCTGGACCGCGCTCGATGGGCGCAAGGCAGGCTTCGAGGTTTATGTGGTGGAAGACGCCTGCCGCGGCATCGACACGCAGGGTTCGCTGGCAAAGGCCTGGGCCGATATGGCCAAGGCCGGCGTCAAGCGGATTCAGTCGGCGGATATCGCGGTGAGCGCGTAG
- the grpE gene encoding nucleotide exchange factor GrpE translates to MTDRDRQPEDTTAPTPEPVVSKPYIMPDDPEPGSVETLQKEATEARDRMLRTLAEMENLRKRTAKEVADARLYGITGFARDVLDIADNLQRALDAVPAEARATADPGLTSLIEGVELTERSLLNALEKHGVKKLDPQGQKFDPNFHQAMYEVPDPSVPSGTVVQIMQAGYTIGERVLRPALVGVAKGGAKAAPAANNNESSDAPN, encoded by the coding sequence ATGACCGATCGAGACCGGCAACCCGAAGACACGACCGCGCCGACGCCTGAGCCCGTGGTGTCAAAGCCCTACATCATGCCCGACGATCCCGAGCCCGGCTCGGTCGAAACGTTGCAGAAGGAAGCCACCGAAGCGCGCGACCGCATGCTGCGGACGCTGGCCGAGATGGAGAATCTGCGCAAGCGCACCGCCAAGGAGGTCGCCGACGCCCGCCTCTATGGCATCACCGGCTTTGCCCGCGACGTGCTCGATATCGCCGACAATCTCCAGCGCGCGCTCGATGCCGTCCCGGCCGAGGCCCGCGCCACGGCCGATCCCGGTCTGACCTCGCTGATCGAGGGCGTCGAGCTCACCGAGCGGTCCCTGCTCAACGCTCTGGAAAAGCACGGCGTGAAGAAGCTCGATCCGCAGGGCCAGAAGTTCGACCCGAACTTCCACCAGGCGATGTACGAAGTCCCCGATCCGTCGGTGCCGTCGGGCACCGTGGTCCAGATCATGCAGGCCGGCTATACCATCGGCGAGCGCGTGCTGCGCCCGGCTTTGGTCGGTGTCGCCAAGGGCGGCGCGAAGGCAGCGCCGGCGGCGAACAACAACGAGTCCAGCGACGCGCCGAACTGA
- the hrcA gene encoding heat-inducible transcriptional repressor HrcA: MTHHDPIHLIAPRAGLAQLNERSRDIFRQIVESYLATGEPVGSRNISRLIAMPLSPASVRNVMADLEQLGLIYAPHTSAGRLPTELGLRFFVDALMQVGDLNEAERQSIQSQLTSVGQAHSVEAALDQALTRLSGLTRAAAVVLTPKSNARLKHIEFVRLEPEKALVILVGEDGQVENRVLSLPPGVPSSAITEAGNFLNARIRGRTLAEARLELETALGEARAELDQLTQKVISAGIASWSGGENEDRQLIVRGHANLLEDLHALEDLERVRLLFDDLETKRGVIDLLGRAETAEGVRIFIGSENKLFSLSGSSTIISPYRDAAGHIVGVLGVIGPTRLNYARVIPTVDYAARIVSRLLGG; this comes from the coding sequence GTGACCCATCACGATCCGATCCATCTGATCGCGCCGCGCGCAGGCCTTGCCCAGCTCAACGAGCGTTCCCGCGACATCTTTCGGCAAATTGTCGAGAGCTATCTCGCGACCGGCGAGCCCGTGGGATCACGTAATATCTCGCGCCTCATCGCGATGCCGCTGTCGCCGGCCTCGGTTCGCAACGTCATGGCCGACCTGGAACAGCTCGGCCTGATCTACGCGCCTCATACCTCTGCCGGCCGGTTGCCGACGGAACTGGGCTTGCGCTTTTTCGTCGATGCCCTGATGCAAGTGGGCGACCTCAATGAGGCCGAGCGCCAGTCGATCCAGAGCCAGCTCACATCCGTCGGCCAGGCGCATTCGGTCGAGGCGGCGCTGGACCAAGCCCTGACGCGGCTGTCCGGACTCACGCGGGCGGCGGCTGTGGTGCTGACGCCAAAATCCAATGCGCGGCTCAAACACATCGAATTCGTCCGTCTGGAACCGGAGAAGGCCCTGGTCATCCTGGTCGGCGAGGACGGCCAGGTCGAAAACCGCGTGCTGTCGCTACCGCCCGGGGTTCCCTCCTCGGCGATCACCGAGGCCGGGAATTTCCTCAATGCACGCATCCGCGGCCGCACTCTGGCCGAGGCCCGGCTCGAGCTCGAGACGGCACTCGGGGAAGCCCGCGCCGAACTCGATCAGCTGACGCAGAAGGTGATCTCGGCCGGAATCGCAAGCTGGTCCGGCGGCGAGAACGAGGACCGCCAGCTCATCGTCCGCGGCCACGCCAATCTGCTGGAAGATCTGCACGCGCTGGAGGATCTGGAGCGGGTGCGTCTTTTGTTCGACGATCTCGAGACCAAGCGCGGCGTCATCGACCTCCTGGGCCGGGCCGAGACTGCGGAAGGCGTGCGCATCTTCATCGGCAGCGAGAACAAGCTGTTTTCGCTGTCAGGCTCCTCCACCATCATCTCGCCCTATCGGGATGCCGCCGGCCACATCGTCGGCGTCCTGGGCGTGATCGGCCCGACGCGGCTGAATTATGCCCGTGTGATCCCGACCGTGGATTATGCCGCCCGCATCGTCAGCCGCCTTTTGGGAGGCTGA
- the rph gene encoding ribonuclease PH, with product MRPSRRAPDELRPVTLERGVVKYAEGSCLVKFGDTHVLVTATLEERLPPWLKGQGRGWVTAEYGMLPRATSERTRREASAGKQSGRTVEIQRLIGRSLRTIVDLEALGERQITVDCDVLQADGGTRTASITGAWVALADCINWMKARNMIKANVMRDNVAAISCGIYNGTPVLDLDYAEDSEAQTDANFVLTGDGRIVEVQGTAEREPFTQDEFLKLMALAQKGIARLVDLQKLAVA from the coding sequence ATGCGGCCAAGCCGCCGTGCGCCCGACGAACTGCGCCCCGTGACACTGGAGCGCGGCGTGGTCAAATACGCGGAAGGCTCCTGCCTCGTGAAATTCGGCGATACCCATGTGCTGGTCACCGCCACGCTGGAAGAGCGCCTGCCGCCCTGGCTGAAGGGCCAGGGCCGCGGCTGGGTCACCGCCGAATACGGCATGCTGCCGCGCGCGACCTCGGAACGCACCCGTCGCGAGGCCTCCGCCGGCAAGCAAAGCGGCCGCACCGTCGAGATCCAGCGCCTGATCGGCCGCTCGCTTCGCACCATCGTCGACCTCGAAGCGCTCGGTGAGCGCCAGATCACGGTCGATTGCGACGTGCTCCAGGCCGACGGCGGCACCCGCACGGCCTCGATCACCGGTGCCTGGGTCGCGCTCGCCGATTGCATCAACTGGATGAAGGCGCGCAACATGATCAAGGCCAATGTGATGCGCGACAACGTCGCTGCGATCTCCTGCGGCATCTACAACGGCACGCCGGTGCTCGATCTCGACTACGCCGAGGACTCGGAAGCCCAGACCGACGCCAATTTCGTCTTGACCGGCGACGGCCGCATCGTCGAGGTGCAGGGCACGGCGGAACGCGAGCCGTTCACCCAGGACGAGTTCCTGAAGTTGATGGCGCTGGCCCAGAAGGGCATCGCGCGTCTGGTGGACTTGCAGAAACTGGCTGTGGCGTAG
- the rdgB gene encoding RdgB/HAM1 family non-canonical purine NTP pyrophosphatase: MHRRITDKLVIATHNPGKLAEMRELLAPYGIAAVSAGELGLGEPDETGGDFRSNAAIKAIAAAQATKLPAFADDSGIVVDALDGAPGIYSARWAGPSKDFNAAMAQIERLLQERGATTPDRRRAHFVSALCVAWPDDHLEEVEARVDGTLVWPPRGTAGFGYDPMFLPDGHDRTFGEMESIEKHGLPPLGLGLSHRARAFVKLAEICLEPR, translated from the coding sequence ATGCACCGCCGAATCACGGACAAGCTCGTCATCGCGACCCACAATCCCGGCAAGCTCGCCGAGATGCGGGAGCTGCTTGCGCCGTACGGCATCGCGGCGGTGTCGGCCGGCGAGCTCGGCCTCGGCGAGCCGGACGAAACCGGCGGCGATTTCCGCAGCAACGCGGCGATCAAGGCGATCGCGGCGGCGCAGGCGACCAAGCTTCCCGCCTTCGCCGACGATTCCGGCATCGTCGTCGACGCGCTGGACGGCGCGCCCGGCATCTACAGCGCGCGCTGGGCTGGTCCGAGCAAGGACTTCAACGCGGCGATGGCGCAGATCGAGCGGCTGCTGCAGGAGCGCGGCGCCACCACGCCCGACCGCCGAAGAGCGCATTTCGTCTCCGCGCTCTGCGTCGCCTGGCCGGACGATCATCTCGAAGAGGTCGAGGCGCGCGTCGACGGCACGCTGGTCTGGCCGCCGCGCGGGACGGCCGGCTTCGGCTACGATCCGATGTTTTTGCCCGACGGCCACGACCGCACGTTCGGCGAGATGGAAAGCATCGAGAAGCATGGGCTGCCGCCGCTTGGGCTCGGCCTGTCGCACCGCGCCCGCGCCTTCGTGAAACTGGCGGAGATCTGCCTTGAGCCGCGATAG
- the hemW gene encoding radical SAM family heme chaperone HemW, translating into MDTGSRQENASKQVSEAFGVYVHWPFCLSKCPYCDFNSHVRHAAIDEARFAAAFAREIETTAQRSPGREVTSIFLGGGTPSLMQPATVGAVLDAIGKHWTVAGDVEVTLEANPTSVEATRFAGYRSAGVNRVSLGVQALDDASLKALGRMHSAREALDAVAIARRSFDRYSFDLIYARPDQTPAMWADELRLAIDEAAEHLSLYQLTIEEGTPFFGLHQAGKLKTPDEAVARALYDVTQETCEKLGLPAYEISNHARRGAECRHNLVYWRGDEYAGVGPGAHGRLDIDGVRHATATEKRPEAWLLRVETNGHGIVTDDLLNSEERADEFLLMGLRLAEGIDPERYKGLSGRTLDPKRIAMLREEGAITVDATGRLRVTSSGFPVLDAVVADLAA; encoded by the coding sequence GTGGATACCGGTTCGCGCCAGGAAAACGCGTCAAAACAAGTATCCGAAGCTTTCGGCGTCTACGTGCACTGGCCGTTCTGCCTGTCGAAATGTCCCTATTGCGACTTCAACAGCCACGTCCGCCACGCCGCGATCGACGAGGCGCGCTTCGCCGCCGCCTTTGCACGTGAGATCGAGACGACCGCGCAGCGTTCGCCGGGCCGCGAGGTCACCTCGATCTTCCTCGGCGGCGGAACGCCGTCCCTGATGCAGCCTGCAACCGTCGGCGCCGTGCTCGACGCGATCGGCAAGCATTGGACCGTCGCAGGCGACGTCGAAGTCACGCTGGAGGCGAACCCGACCAGCGTCGAAGCCACGCGCTTCGCCGGCTATCGCAGCGCCGGCGTCAACCGCGTCTCGCTCGGCGTGCAGGCGCTCGACGATGCCTCGCTGAAGGCGCTCGGCCGGATGCATAGCGCCCGCGAGGCGCTCGATGCGGTCGCCATCGCGCGCCGCTCGTTCGATCGTTACTCGTTCGACCTGATCTACGCCCGCCCCGACCAGACACCGGCGATGTGGGCAGATGAACTCCGTCTCGCCATCGATGAAGCGGCCGAGCATCTGTCGCTCTATCAATTGACGATCGAGGAAGGCACGCCGTTCTTCGGCCTGCACCAGGCCGGCAAATTGAAGACACCGGACGAAGCGGTCGCGCGGGCGCTCTACGACGTCACGCAGGAGACCTGCGAGAAGCTTGGTCTTCCGGCTTACGAGATCTCCAACCACGCGCGGCGCGGCGCCGAGTGCCGGCACAATCTGGTCTATTGGCGCGGCGATGAATATGCCGGCGTCGGTCCCGGCGCGCATGGCCGGCTCGACATCGACGGCGTGCGCCATGCCACGGCCACGGAGAAGCGTCCCGAGGCCTGGCTGCTGCGGGTCGAGACCAACGGCCACGGAATCGTCACCGACGATCTCCTCAACAGCGAAGAACGCGCCGACGAATTCCTGCTGATGGGGTTGCGCCTCGCCGAGGGCATCGACCCCGAGCGCTACAAAGGCCTGTCCGGCCGGACGCTCGATCCCAAGCGCATCGCCATGCTGCGCGAAGAAGGCGCGATCACTGTGGATGCGACGGGACGGCTGCGCGTGACCAGCAGCGGATTCCCGGTGCTGGACGCGGTGGTCGCGGATCTCGCGGCGTAG
- a CDS encoding penicillin-binding protein activator produces MVGPRYPKSPVPGSLMSGATRRSALGLLLGAPLLSACAGVQQSLSQFSNPFSSSAPPAQPAGPPQQATTAGTGGVKVAVILPLSAAGNAGLAAQSMRNAAEMALAEFQNPNIQLLIKDDNGSPQGAQASAQQAVDEGAEIILGPLFAQSVPAVAQVARTRGISVIAFSTDSSIAGRGVYLLSFLPESDVNRIVEYSASIGKRSVAVLVPDNAYGNVVEAAVKAAVPRRGGRIIAFERYGADRATPARTVAQQLGSADALFIADDGDAVVSVADAMTAAGANLRNIQLLGTGLWDSPRVYASAALQGGLYAAPDPAGFRAFSGRYRTKYGAEPIRTATLAYDAVALVAALARTQGTTRFSPDVLTNASGFAGIDGLFRFRADGTNERGLAVMKVTQGGGVAVAGSPKSFGA; encoded by the coding sequence ATGGTGGGCCCGCGTTATCCAAAGTCTCCCGTTCCGGGGTCCCTGATGTCAGGGGCGACTCGAAGGAGTGCGCTCGGCCTGTTGCTGGGCGCGCCCCTGCTGTCGGCCTGCGCGGGCGTGCAGCAGAGTCTCAGCCAGTTCTCCAACCCGTTCTCGAGCTCCGCGCCGCCGGCCCAGCCGGCCGGCCCGCCGCAGCAGGCGACGACCGCCGGCACCGGTGGGGTCAAGGTTGCCGTGATCCTGCCGCTCTCGGCCGCCGGCAATGCCGGCCTTGCCGCGCAATCCATGCGCAATGCCGCCGAGATGGCGCTGGCCGAGTTCCAGAACCCGAACATCCAGCTCCTGATCAAGGACGACAATGGCAGCCCGCAAGGCGCGCAGGCCAGCGCGCAGCAGGCCGTCGACGAGGGCGCCGAGATCATCCTCGGGCCGCTGTTCGCCCAATCGGTGCCGGCGGTGGCGCAGGTCGCGCGGACGCGCGGCATCTCGGTGATCGCCTTCTCGACCGATTCCAGCATCGCCGGACGCGGCGTCTATCTGCTCTCGTTCCTGCCGGAGTCCGACGTCAATCGCATCGTCGAATATTCCGCCAGCATCGGAAAGCGCTCCGTCGCCGTGCTGGTGCCCGACAATGCCTATGGCAATGTCGTCGAGGCCGCCGTGAAGGCCGCGGTGCCGCGGCGCGGCGGGCGCATCATTGCCTTCGAGAGATACGGCGCCGATCGGGCCACGCCGGCGCGGACCGTGGCGCAGCAGCTTGGCAGCGCGGATGCGCTGTTCATTGCCGATGACGGCGATGCCGTCGTGTCGGTGGCGGATGCGATGACTGCGGCGGGCGCGAATTTGCGCAACATCCAGCTGCTCGGCACCGGCCTGTGGGACAGTCCGCGCGTCTATGCCAGCGCTGCCCTGCAAGGCGGTCTCTATGCCGCGCCCGACCCGGCTGGCTTTCGCGCATTCTCCGGCCGCTATCGCACCAAATACGGCGCCGAGCCGATCCGGACCGCGACGCTCGCCTACGACGCGGTCGCCCTCGTCGCCGCCCTCGCGCGCACGCAGGGCACGACGCGCTTCTCGCCGGACGTGCTCACCAACGCCTCCGGCTTCGCCGGCATCGACGGCCTGTTCCGCTTCCGCGCCGATGGCACCAACGAACGGGGCCTCGCGGTGATGAAGGTGACGCAGGGCGGCGGCGTTGCGGTCGCGGGCTCGCCGAAGAGCTTTGGGGCGTGA